The DNA window GCGGAACAAAATGATATTTCACCAGTGTTCCTAGGGCGACCTTGGCGTGAATATGCCAAAACTGTATTTGTGGATTGTAAGATGGGCACGCATATACATCCTCTTGGCTGGGACAATTGGAACAATTCTGCTAATGAACAGACCGTTTGTTACCAGGAGTACTACAGAGTTAAGGACATTGGTGCAATGACCCAGCAACGAGTGCCTTGGGCTGACTGTTTGGAGACGTTGGATGGGACGTACTGCAAAGAGCTTGTTTTCGCCGGGACCGAGTTTTGGAAGTGATATAGGAATTGATCTTAATAAAAGGTCACCAAACAAGGTGGCTTTTTATTGTGTACGATTATAGCCATGCCTTAAGCGTATACTCAAACATCGTATTTCTCTCCTTCGAAAAATGATAAAAAAAGCCGTTCCAGTGCACGGCTCATTGGTGAGCTTCATGCAATGAAGCGGCGTGTTCTTTACTCCGAATACATTAAGTATCTTGTAAAAAAGTACAAAGGGGTAAGAAGCAAATAACAAGATTGACAAATGTCTATGCAAGCAATTATATAAGCAATCATTTAAAATTTGAGAACTCATTTAAACTGTTGTGCAAATGCCTTGATTCTGTCAACGAAAATTCCTTTTAATTGATCCGTGCCTTCTTTAGGTGCAGCATAGGCTTTGTATCCACCAAATGATTCAATACAGATTGCTGCATTTCGTAGATCATCCGGGATATTATCGCCAATTATTTCTTCTGTCTTTTTGGGCTTCTCGTTACAAATGAAGTAGCCCATTTTCTTGCTGAGCAATTCATCTTTATTTTTTTTGATTACGTCGCGAATCGGCTTGTATATTTTTCCGTCTCTCACTCCAGCCCCTAAAATAATTGAATCAAATTCCGCCAGATTAGGTTCATTTATAGAAATATCGCAAATGGTGCATTTAGAGAGTTCTTCCGATAATACTTTTGCACATTGCTCTGTTGCTCCTGTTTTTGAAGCGTATAAGACTAGTACAGCCACATTTTCACACCCTTATATAGATTCTGCAAAACAAAAGCGCATCAAGAGAGTTGTATATTCCTCATTAAATATGGATCGAATGACTATAAAGTATCTCGTATATAAAGAATCTACATATCATTTATCTTGATGGACGAGATAAATAATATTCTAAAGTTGATGGTTACTATTGTCAAGTAATCACCATGGACGTAATTAACTATAATGAATTCCATAGAATGAAAAAAGAACGCCCAGATCCATTCAATGAATGATTCGGGACATTCTTTATCTCGTCATGAATACTATAGTTTACTTTTCGATGAATGACTTTTTAGACGGATCTTGTATTCGGCTAAAGACGACCAAGAATACTAAACCTCCAATGGCTATAGTTGCGATAAAGATCAGTATTAGATTGCTGTAGAGAAATGCAGCAACGTTGGTTATCGTAGGTAAAAAGGGGGAGGTCAACCAAGGTTGGGTCAATAAACCTCCAACGATAGCCACGCCAATTGCTTCGGCTAGGGAGCAGGCGAAATTCAGCAGGCCCATGCCCGAACCGGTTTCCTCCGAATGCAGTGCTCCCGCTACGCTAGCGGAGATAACGGTTTTCACAAAAGAGAGACCACTGAAAGTTAGGATCATTGCAGCAGAAATAAGCCAAGGGGCTTCATCTAAATACAACGAAACGCTCAGAAAACTTACACCTATCATGCATAAGCCGGTCAACATGGCAAACAGATTTCCTCGTTTATCAACCAATACACCACCGATGAACCCGAATAGGACCACACTGACCGTACCCGGAAAAAGAATGCCTACTCCAATGAGACTGGTCGACATATGATGCACATCTTTCATCATGTAAGGAACCATCGACACATAACCAGCCACCGTTCCTAACAAGATGCTTCCCGTGAGTACACCGATGATAAATGTTTTCCTACCGAACAAGGATGGCTCAATAAAAGGGTGCTCCACATGTCGAATACGCAATATAAATCCGATGAAACATATTACGCTAATGCTTATAAATACCGGATGGTACAGCGTTGTGAATAGCGTAAATGTCATAACCCCTACGGATAATAACGACGCCCCGACAAAGTCAATTTTCACTGTTGTTGCAGGTTCGTCAGGCAATGTTTGAATGAAAAATGGAATCGTCAGAAGTGTCATCATCGGCAAGATAAATAAAAAGGACCAATGAAGATAACCGGTTATGCTTCCACCGATCACAGGACCGATGCCTTCACCAAAAGCCACCATAGATCCGATCATACCAAATGCCTTACCCTGATGTATCGGTTCAATGCAACGGGCAACGATAACCATAATTAGCGCTGGAACTGCTGATACTCCAGCTCCTTGTACGAAGCGAGCGGTTAGCACACCAGGATAATACGAATGGAACAGAAGGCCGATTAAGGACCCTGTGCCATACATGAATAGGCCGAATAGAAGTAGTTTCTTCACACCATACAAATCCGACAACTTGCCATATACTGCTGTTCCTATCGCAAACGTTAGAATAAAGCCCGTATTTACCCAATTTGCGACCGAAGGCGCGATGCCAAACTGGGTGGCAATATCCGGCAATGAAACATTAAATACGGTCTCGTTAAGAAATCTAAAAAATGCAAGAATACTTAGCCAAACCATAGATTTTGGAATACTACTTACAACCAGCTTTGTCAATGAATAACCCCTTTATAACTCAAAGGGAGTCGCGCAGTTTACAGGGCCAGTGATGCGTCTTCCCCAAATTTTTGTACCCTTATCTGCAAGTTGTATCTCATCGTAACGCCTCCTGATTAAATAATTAGTATATAAAGATTGAAATAATTATACTTCATAAATGCAGCTGATCTATGGGATTAATTAACTATAATGAACTTTACCAAGGTAAGTATAAGAAATCAGGGTAATGCCATTTTCTTCTTCAAAATTATGATCTAAAAACGTTGAATAATTAAGAAATCAATGTATAATATTCGATATATATCAATTGATATATATTGGGTTAATCGCTTCAACTAAAGGAGAAAGACATGGCACCTAAACCTAAATTTACGAAAGATCAAATCGTCGATGCAGCATTTGAAATTGCCAGAGTTGAGGGATTTGATGGAATTACGATCAGAAAGGTAGCAGATCGACTAGGTAGTTCAATTGCTCCAATTTATGTGAATTTTAAAGACGTTGACGAATTGCTCCAAGAGGTAATCCAGAAGACGATCGCTGTTAGCAAACAATTGTTAATGGAACAAAAATCAGGGCACCCGTTTCATGACATTGGAGTCGCCAGTTTGCGGTTCGCTAAGGAATATAGTGTGTTATTCCGGGACCTAGTCATGAGGAAAAATGATCACATCAACGAGCAAGATCAAGAAATGAGCATGCTTATTGAAATGATGAAACAAGACCCTGATCTCAAGGGCTTAACAGAACATGAGCTGATGACCATCCTATTAAAAATGAAAATTTTCCAGACTGGCCTTTCCCTTATGGTGGCCAATGGATTACTTCCGGACGATTTTAATGAGGAGAAAAGTATTGAAATCTTAGACAGCGTTGCTACAGATATCATCACTGTTGCTCAAATGCGTAAAGCTGGAAAATTGGATATACAGGATTGATCGTGTACGAATTTAGGAGGTGTACATATCATGGAGGGTCAAATCGTCATCATTACAGGCGCTAATTCGGGGATAGGAAAAGCCGCGGCACTAAAGTTTGCAACCGAAGGGTATCGTGTTATCATGGCTTGTCGCAATATGGATATTAGTAGAGTTGTACAACAAGAAATCATCCAAAAATCTAACAATACTAATGTAGATCTATTGCAGCTAGATGTCTCATCCTTTGAATCCATACGTTCATTTTGCGCAGCTTTTAAAGAAAAATATCCTCGCTTAGACATCTTGATACATAACGCCGCTTACTTAAATCATGGCGAGAAACAATATAAGCTTAGCCCTGATCATATTGAATTAACTTTTGCTACGAATACGTTTGGCCCCCTCCTGATGACAAATCTATTAGTAGATCATCTCCAAAAGTCGCAAGATCCAAGAGTACTCCATGCTTGTACGACGAACATCAAGCACTTCTTCGACCCGAAAAGGAAAATTGATTTCGATAATCTGCGCGGCGAACTTCGTGATTCACGGCCCTTTAGTGTATATAAGATGTATGGAGACTCCAAAATGGCGCTATTAATGTTAACCTTCAAAATGGCTGAGGAACTAAGGAGCCAAGGGATCCAAGTTAATGCCCTGCAAATTAATCGTGTGAAACTATCTGAAGAGACCATTCAAAAAATGAGTCCCTTGTGGAGAGTTCTAGCAAAACTGCAAAATCTGAGCAACCCTTTACCATCGGGTATGGCTGATACTTACTTTCATATTTGCACCTCGGATGCTTTTAAAAATGTGACAGGGCAGCTTATCAACCATAAGCGTGAGATCGTTCAGTCATCCACTAGCGAGAAGGGTATAGTGCAATTGAGAAATCTATTCGGCTCAGCTAGTTATCCTAGCTATGCGACGGATGTTGATAATGTTGAACAGATATGGAGGATATGTACTGCACTGATGAAAAGTTATCTTAGTTAATTTGTTTTTTTAAGAATGGTTCAAAAAATGTTTGACAGATAAAAAGAAGGATGCTAATCTGTGTACGTAAACGTTTAATTAGATTTCATTTAATTCAAGATTTCAATGTAATACATAAAGCGTAAACGTTTACTAACAGGAGGTGAATTTTGTCGCTATGGCTGCTACGATTAAGGATATTGGAAGAGTTGCTGGTGTCTCAACTGCAACCGTTTCAAGAGTAATTAACAATCTTGGTGGGTACAATGAGGAAACCGAGAAAAAAGTGATGGCTGTGGCGAAAGCACTAGGATATCGGAAGAATGAAAGCGCTAGAAGTTTGGTGCAAAAGTCAACCAATACCATTGGTGTGATTATGCCGGATGTCGCTACAACATTTTATGGTGACATTATTAATGGACTTGAAGATGCTTCTTACGAGAATGGGTATAGCGTTATATTAACCCATGCTGGCATTAATGGTTGCCGAATTCATGAGAGTTTAAATTTGATGGGGGAAAGAAGGGTAGATGGGATCATTATTGTATCTGTCGAGTTGCACGAAGCAGAAATTGAAGCTTTGATGTCACTTGATATCCCCTTTATCTTGCTATCTACAAAAACGAATCGCGAAGATACACCTTATATCAAGGTTGATGATTTCAGTGCGGCCTATACAGCCGTGAATTATCTTATTGAGAATAACCATCGTGTCATTGGGATGGCAGGAGCTAATCCTGATGATCCCATAGCGGGTACCCCGAGAATTAATGGGTATATTCAAGCTTTAATAGACCACGAGATTAAGGTTGACTTGAATTTGATCAAAGCTGGGGATTTTAGTTTTGAGTCAGGAAAAAAAGCCATGCAAGAATTTATTAAGGACCAAGCTCCTATCACGGCAGTATTCTGTGCTAGTGATGAAACGGGTTTAGGTATCATTTCAATCTGCTTTGAGAATGGTATTAGCGTACCTAATGATATTTCATTAGTAGGATATGATAATTCTACGGTTTCTTATATGTCCATACCTCCTCTTACAACTGTTGCTCAACCATTTTATAAGATGGGGAGCGAAGGTTGCTTGAAATTGATAGGCTCGATCCAAAATAAAACCAAGATTGATTCAATCGTGATTCCACATGAATTGGTTATTCGTCAATCCGTAAAAAAATTATCTTAAATCAAGATATTTTTTTATACATTACGTAAACGTTTACGTTGCGTTGATCTTCATCTTTTATTTCATTGAAAGGAGAAATCATGTATTAGCACTCATGCCAAAGGGCAAATGAAAAATTAAGTTTTGTTAAATTTGCTTGTAAGCGTTTCAGAACTGATTTTAAGATTTAACCTATATTTTATAAAATCGGAGGAACAAATTTTATGAAAACAACAAAAGTATTGACACTGTTTGCCTCAACGGCATTGTTAATGAGCTTGGTTACAGCTTGTGGCGGTAATAATAAACCAGCAGCTTCCGAAAATAATAGTGCTCCTAGTAACGAGAAAGTCAAGCTAACGATGTGGCATACCTTTAGCGATGTAGAAACAGAAGTATTTGAAAAAAAAGTCATTGCGAAATTTAATGAAGAGTATCCCAACATTAAGATTGATGCAACGCGCATGCCGGCTGGGGATGAGTTTAATCAGCAATTAGTACAAGCCGTATCGGGAAGTAGTGCGCCTGACTTAGCTCGCATGGATATAGTAGATGTTCCTAGATATGCCAAGCTAGGAGCTCTAGAGCCACTGGATGGATATGAAGGATTTGATGCGATTAAGAGTGAGATGTTCGAAGGCCCTATGTCCTCTAACTTCTACGATGGTAAATACTATGGCTTACCGTTAGATACCAATACCAAGATCGCTATTTATAATAAAAAGTTGTTAGAAAAAGCTGGATTGACAGAAGCTCCAAAAACATTCGATGAATTAGTTGCAGCTGCTAAAAAAATCTCGAATGATGAAACTTTCGGCTTTGCTCCGCAAAATATCGAGGTTTGGGGAACGATGCCATACTTCTTCTCTCTTGGTGGAACATATACAAATGAAGATTACACGAAAGCAACAGGTTATTTGAACAGTGATACAAGTGTGAAAGCACTCGAACAATTAGTTTCTTGGAACAAAGAAGGATTGGTTGGTAAGTCATTTGAAGGCGGTCTAGGTTCATGGGAAGGCTTCAAGGGCGATAACTATATGATGATTGACGATGGCCCATGGTTCGCGTCGGCCAACCAAGATGTTAAAGATAACATGGAATTTTCATTATTCCCAGCAGGATTAGCTGGTAGTATCGAAACCAATGGTGGAGAAAATACAGTTGTTTTCAACTCTAGTAAACATAAAGAAGCAGCTTACACCTTTGCTAAATTCTTAGCTTCTGACGTAGCACAAACTATATTTGGCGAAGAACTACGTATGATGCCTGTGAATACCAAAACAGGACAAAAAGATTTTGTCAAAAACGATGAAATGTTGAGTCTTTACATGGAACAATTGAAAACGGCTGTATCTCGTGTGCCGTCACCAGAATGGACTGTAATCAATAACGTCATCACAAAAGCATTTGAAGCAGCTATCAAAACAGATGAAACTCCAAAAGCCCTATTAGATGATGCTGCAAAACAAGTGGATGCCTTATTAACAAAATAAAGAGCATGATAGAACTAAAAGGAGGACCAAGCCATGGAGTTTTCAGATCGATATAAGAAATTAAACTCAAAAAAGAACAAATACAGCTGGTCTGAGACAAGAGATGCGTGGCTATTCACAGGTATTGGCGTTGTACTTTTCTTGGTATTCGTTTTGTATCCACAAGTCAAAAACTTCTATATGGCTTTTACAGAGTACAATATCCTTCCCGGGCAGCCAAGTAAATTCATTGGACTAGATAACTTTAGAACGATGTTCTTTTCAGATGGTGCTTTGGGTGAAAGCAAATATTTCTGGGTAGCTTTTAAAAATAGTCTGTGGGCGGTTATCGTAACCGTCCCCGGACAGTTGATCCTTGGCGTGATGCTTGCAACCATCATTCATAATCTCACTCGAGGCCGTCTTCTCTACAAGATTTTGCTCTATATTCCGGTTATCTCGAGCTGGATCGTTGTATCCGTTTTATTTAAGTATATTTTTCAAGATACAAAAGGCTCGCTGGTTAACTACGCACTTATTCAGGCGAATTTGATTGATACACCCATCGCTTGGTTACAAAATGCGACTACAGCAAATATCGTAATTTGGGCGTTATGTATTTGGAAAGGCGTGGGTTGGGTCATGATTATTTACACGGCCGCCCTTCAATCTGTACCCAAAAGTATGTACGAAGTAGCGAAAATCGAAGGTGCGAATGCGTTCCAAACTTTTTTCAAAATTACCATCCCATTACTTAAAGAAACAACCATCTATTCGATCGTTCAGCTAACGATCGGTGCCTTCGGCATTATGATTCAGGTCATTATGATCACCGGTGGAGGACCTATGGGTAAGACGGAAACGCTGAATAGTTACATGTATTCGCAAGCATTCTCTCAATTTAAGTTTGGTTATGCATCTGCGGTATCTATAGTAATGGGCATCGTGGTCATTGGAATTACACTAATTCAACGTAGAGCATTTAAAGAAGGGCAATAGAAAGGATGGTATACCTATGAAGAAGAAAAAAATAGCAATGCAATTAGTTCTACAAGTATTGCTTATAGGGGCATCCATTCTTGCTATCATGCCTTTCCTATATATGCTGGCGACTGCATTAACCAAAGATACGTACACGATGCCTAACCCTCCTATTTTGATACCAAAAGAATTCTATACAGGCAATTTTGTTTCCGCGTGGACATCCAATAGTTTCTCACGTTACTTCGTAAACAGTTTGTTTGTTTCATTAGTCACGATGGTGTTAACGCTTGCGATTTCAACAGCCTCCGCTTATGGGTTTGCGAAACTACGTTTCCGGGGCAAAAATGTAATTTTTAACGTGTATCTTTTCTCGATGATGATTCCAGCCGTGCTTGCCTTAGTGTCTCAATATACTGTTTTGAATGGTTTGAATTTAATCGATACATACCGAGGGCTAATTCTACTCTATATTAGTGGCGGTGTGGCGGGAAACACCTATTTTCTCAAAGGGTTTATTGAACAATTACCGAATGATTATGAAGAATCCGTCATGATTGACGGGGGAAGTCGCTTTACTGTGTTCAGCCGGATCATCCTCCCGTTATGCCGACCTTCAATAGCTACGTTAGCCATTCTATCGTTCATGGGGACATGGGATGAATTCT is part of the Paenibacillus segetis genome and encodes:
- a CDS encoding flavodoxin domain-containing protein, encoding MAVLVLYASKTGATEQCAKVLSEELSKCTICDISINEPNLAEFDSIILGAGVRDGKIYKPIRDVIKKNKDELLSKKMGYFICNEKPKKTEEIIGDNIPDDLRNAAICIESFGGYKAYAAPKEGTDQLKGIFVDRIKAFAQQFK
- a CDS encoding MFS transporter; amino-acid sequence: MVWLSILAFFRFLNETVFNVSLPDIATQFGIAPSVANWVNTGFILTFAIGTAVYGKLSDLYGVKKLLLFGLFMYGTGSLIGLLFHSYYPGVLTARFVQGAGVSAVPALIMVIVARCIEPIHQGKAFGMIGSMVAFGEGIGPVIGGSITGYLHWSFLFILPMMTLLTIPFFIQTLPDEPATTVKIDFVGASLLSVGVMTFTLFTTLYHPVFISISVICFIGFILRIRHVEHPFIEPSLFGRKTFIIGVLTGSILLGTVAGYVSMVPYMMKDVHHMSTSLIGVGILFPGTVSVVLFGFIGGVLVDKRGNLFAMLTGLCMIGVSFLSVSLYLDEAPWLISAAMILTFSGLSFVKTVISASVAGALHSEETGSGMGLLNFACSLAEAIGVAIVGGLLTQPWLTSPFLPTITNVAAFLYSNLILIFIATIAIGGLVFLVVFSRIQDPSKKSFIEK
- a CDS encoding TetR/AcrR family transcriptional regulator yields the protein MAPKPKFTKDQIVDAAFEIARVEGFDGITIRKVADRLGSSIAPIYVNFKDVDELLQEVIQKTIAVSKQLLMEQKSGHPFHDIGVASLRFAKEYSVLFRDLVMRKNDHINEQDQEMSMLIEMMKQDPDLKGLTEHELMTILLKMKIFQTGLSLMVANGLLPDDFNEEKSIEILDSVATDIITVAQMRKAGKLDIQD
- a CDS encoding SDR family NAD(P)-dependent oxidoreductase, which gives rise to MEGQIVIITGANSGIGKAAALKFATEGYRVIMACRNMDISRVVQQEIIQKSNNTNVDLLQLDVSSFESIRSFCAAFKEKYPRLDILIHNAAYLNHGEKQYKLSPDHIELTFATNTFGPLLMTNLLVDHLQKSQDPRVLHACTTNIKHFFDPKRKIDFDNLRGELRDSRPFSVYKMYGDSKMALLMLTFKMAEELRSQGIQVNALQINRVKLSEETIQKMSPLWRVLAKLQNLSNPLPSGMADTYFHICTSDAFKNVTGQLINHKREIVQSSTSEKGIVQLRNLFGSASYPSYATDVDNVEQIWRICTALMKSYLS
- a CDS encoding LacI family DNA-binding transcriptional regulator, whose amino-acid sequence is MAATIKDIGRVAGVSTATVSRVINNLGGYNEETEKKVMAVAKALGYRKNESARSLVQKSTNTIGVIMPDVATTFYGDIINGLEDASYENGYSVILTHAGINGCRIHESLNLMGERRVDGIIIVSVELHEAEIEALMSLDIPFILLSTKTNREDTPYIKVDDFSAAYTAVNYLIENNHRVIGMAGANPDDPIAGTPRINGYIQALIDHEIKVDLNLIKAGDFSFESGKKAMQEFIKDQAPITAVFCASDETGLGIISICFENGISVPNDISLVGYDNSTVSYMSIPPLTTVAQPFYKMGSEGCLKLIGSIQNKTKIDSIVIPHELVIRQSVKKLS
- a CDS encoding extracellular solute-binding protein, which encodes MKTTKVLTLFASTALLMSLVTACGGNNKPAASENNSAPSNEKVKLTMWHTFSDVETEVFEKKVIAKFNEEYPNIKIDATRMPAGDEFNQQLVQAVSGSSAPDLARMDIVDVPRYAKLGALEPLDGYEGFDAIKSEMFEGPMSSNFYDGKYYGLPLDTNTKIAIYNKKLLEKAGLTEAPKTFDELVAAAKKISNDETFGFAPQNIEVWGTMPYFFSLGGTYTNEDYTKATGYLNSDTSVKALEQLVSWNKEGLVGKSFEGGLGSWEGFKGDNYMMIDDGPWFASANQDVKDNMEFSLFPAGLAGSIETNGGENTVVFNSSKHKEAAYTFAKFLASDVAQTIFGEELRMMPVNTKTGQKDFVKNDEMLSLYMEQLKTAVSRVPSPEWTVINNVITKAFEAAIKTDETPKALLDDAAKQVDALLTK
- a CDS encoding carbohydrate ABC transporter permease, with the protein product MEFSDRYKKLNSKKNKYSWSETRDAWLFTGIGVVLFLVFVLYPQVKNFYMAFTEYNILPGQPSKFIGLDNFRTMFFSDGALGESKYFWVAFKNSLWAVIVTVPGQLILGVMLATIIHNLTRGRLLYKILLYIPVISSWIVVSVLFKYIFQDTKGSLVNYALIQANLIDTPIAWLQNATTANIVIWALCIWKGVGWVMIIYTAALQSVPKSMYEVAKIEGANAFQTFFKITIPLLKETTIYSIVQLTIGAFGIMIQVIMITGGGPMGKTETLNSYMYSQAFSQFKFGYASAVSIVMGIVVIGITLIQRRAFKEGQ
- a CDS encoding carbohydrate ABC transporter permease, which translates into the protein MKKKKIAMQLVLQVLLIGASILAIMPFLYMLATALTKDTYTMPNPPILIPKEFYTGNFVSAWTSNSFSRYFVNSLFVSLVTMVLTLAISTASAYGFAKLRFRGKNVIFNVYLFSMMIPAVLALVSQYTVLNGLNLIDTYRGLILLYISGGVAGNTYFLKGFIEQLPNDYEESVMIDGGSRFTVFSRIILPLCRPSIATLAILSFMGTWDEFFAALTIIKTASKRTLPIAIRLFQGQNATQWGLVFAAALIALIPILIIYITFQKYFIKETDDGGVKG